From the Hevea brasiliensis isolate MT/VB/25A 57/8 chromosome 15, ASM3005281v1, whole genome shotgun sequence genome, one window contains:
- the LOC110633108 gene encoding vacuolar iron transporter 1: protein MAAPTLGNLDHEKQSLLSQHKERHFTAGEIVRDIIIGVSDGLTVPFALAAGLSGANATSSIVLTAGVAEVAAGAISMGLGGYLAAKSEADHYARELKREEEEIVTVPDTEAAEVAEILAEYGIEPHEYGPVVNALRKKPQAWLDFMMKFELGLEKPDPRRALQSALTIAIAYILGGLVPLIPYMFIPRAQDAMVASVILTLIALLIFGYGKGYFTGNKPFRSALQTALIGAIASAAAFGMAKAVQA from the exons ATGGCTGCACCAACCCTAGGAAACTTAGACCACgagaagcagagcctgctcagccagcACAAGGAGCGCCACTTCACCGCCGGTGAGATTGTTCGCGACATCATCATCGGAGTATCCGACGGTCTCACCGTGCCTTTCGCCCTCGCTGCTGGTTTATCCGGCGCCAATGCCACTTCTTCCATTGTCCTCACCGCTGGCGTCGCCGAAGTCGCTGCCGGTGCTATCTCCATGGGACTTGGAGG GTACCTTGCGGCCAAAAGCGAGGCAGATCACTACGCAAGGGAgctaaaaagagaagaagaagagatcGTCACTGTTCCTGATACAG AGGCAGCTGAAGTGGCAGAGATACTAGCAGAGTATGGAATAGAGCCACATGAATATGGGCCTGTGGTTAATGCACTTAGGAAGAAGCCTCAAGCATGGCTCGATTTCATGATGAA GTTTGAACTGGGGTTGGAGAAGCCAGATCCCAGAAGAGCACTACAGAGTGCCCTAACTATTGCCATCGCTTACATTTTGGGTGGTTTAGTGCCTCTCATTCCCTACATGTTCATTCCAAGAGCTCAAGATGCTATGGTTGCATCAGTCATCTTAACCTTAATTGCGCTGTTGATCTTTGGCTATGGAAAGGGGTATTTCACAGGTAACAAACCCTTCAGAAGCGCCTTGCAAACTGCCCTTATTGGCGCCATTGCATCTGCTGCTGCATTTGGCATGGCTAAGGCTGTCCAAGCATGA
- the LOC110633091 gene encoding heat stress transcription factor A-8 yields MVKSGDGGSLSVAPFLKKCYDMVDDESTNSIISWSQNNDSFIIWDITEFSIQLLPKYFKHSNSSSFIRQLNIYGFRKIDTDRWEFANDGFIRNQKQLLKNISRRKHSQFTVNQKELQQQDSSVEPFGKTENEGLWKKIENLKTDKNALMQELINLRQHQENADNNLLLLRDKVQGMEKNQQQMLSFLVMVMQCPGFLVQLLHPKENNWRMAEPGSIVEQGADEEQLASDGMIIRYQPPQMNEMPTPMVSEKPEESNTFSDGKDSFLSPDFMKLLMDENSSLFENHAPFIPPELYDDGAWEKLFLASPFLQNVDDTKQDTERTTDTENEIGTAVHGTQVE; encoded by the exons ATGGTGAAATCAGGAGATGGTGGGTCTCTATCAGTGGCTCCTTTTCTTAAAAAATGCTACGATATGGTAGATGATGAGTCCACAAATTCGATTATTTCATGGAGCCAAAATAATGATAGCTTCATTATATGGGATATAACTGAATTTTCTATTCAATTgctgcccaagtacttcaagcacAGCAATTCTTCTAGCTTTATCAGGCAGCTTAATATCTAT GGCTTCAGGAAAATTGATACAGATCGCTGGGAGTTTGCAAATGATGGATTTATCAGAAATCAAAaacaattgttaaagaacatctcCAGAAGAAAACATTCTCAATTCACTGTCAATCAAAAAGAATTGCAGCAGCAGGATAGCTCAGTTGAGCCTTTTGGCAAAACTGAAAATGAGGGGCTATGGAAGAAAATTGAGAATCTGAAGACTGACAAAAATGCACTGATGCAGGAGTTGATTAATCTTAGGCAGCACCAGGAAAATGCAGATAATAACTTACTCCTCTTGAGAGATAAAGTTCAAGGAATGGAAAAAAATCAGCAGCAGATGCTGTCATTTTTAGTTATGGTAATGCAATGTCCAGGATTTCTGGTTCAGTTGCTTCACCCCAAAGAGAACAACTGGCGGATGGCTGAACCAGGAAGCATAGTGGAACAAGGTGCAGATGAAGAACAATTAGCTTCTGATGGGATGATAATAAGGTACCAGCCACCACAAATGAATGAGATGCCTACACCTATGGTTTCAGAAAAACCAGAAGAATCTAACACTTTTTCTGATGGGAAAGATTCTTTCTTGAGTCCTGATTTTATGAAATTGCTTATGGATGAAAATTCATCTTTGTTTGAAAATCATGCCCCATTTATTCCACCGGAATTATATGATGATGGTGCATGGGAAAAGCTTTTTTTAGCCAGTCCTTTCTTACAGAATGTTGATGATACCAAACAAGACACGGAAAGGACTACTGATactgaaaatgaaattggaacaGCAGTGCATGGAACCCAGGTTGAGTAG
- the LOC110633115 gene encoding uncharacterized protein LOC110633115, translating into MSRPMEEEVSKNEEEEFNTGPLSVLMMSVKNNTQVLINCRNNKKLLGRVRAFDRHCNMVLENVREMWTEVPKTGKGKKKAMPVNKDRFISKMFLRGDSVIIVLRNPK; encoded by the exons ATGAG CCGACCAATGGAGGAAGAG GTTAGCAAGAACGAGGAGGAGGAGTTTAACACTGGACCCCTTTCAGTACTTATGATGAGTGTCAAAAATAACACACAG GTGCTCATTAATTGTCGGAACAACAAAAAACTTCTTGGTCGCGTTAGAGCCTTTGATCGGCATTGCAACATGGTTCTTGAAAATGTCAGGGAGATGTGGACTGAG GTACCTAAGACAGGGAAAGGCAAGAAAAAGGCCATGCCAGTGAACAAGGACAGATTCATTAGTAAGATGTTTCTGCGTGGAGACTCTGTAATCATTGTTCTTAGGAATCCCAAGTGA